One genomic segment of Hevea brasiliensis isolate MT/VB/25A 57/8 chromosome 3, ASM3005281v1, whole genome shotgun sequence includes these proteins:
- the LOC110636131 gene encoding disease resistance protein RGA2-like: protein MSIESLAFNVTEKFLEKLASHAYQEISFAWGLQGELKKLEDILLTVKAVLLDAEEKQVDNHQLRVWLIKLKDALYDAEDVLDDFECETQRKRVLKLYGTTIKKVGRFFSSSNPLVFRFKMVHKIKQIREKLDEIASHKTNFHLNERDEGRRVMYRQRAMTYSFINVSDVIGRDEDKENIIKLLQGSSDGGQISIIPIVGIGGMGKTALSKLVYNDERVQNHFQLKMWVCVSEDFDIQKLTKEIIKCTNSAENLSEKGMEQLQSILRERIRDKKYLLILDDVWNDDPMKWDPLKELLCVGANGSKIVVTTRSKKVASIMGTISEPYELSGLPHDKCVALFTRCAFKEGEEKHYPNLLKIGDEIVKKCKGVPFAVKTLASLLLTNKEESYWIFVRDTELWKIEQKKNDKILPALKLSYE, encoded by the exons ATGTCTATAGAGTCGTTAGCTTTTAATGTTACTGAGAAATTCCTAGAAAAGCTAGCATCCCATGCCTACCAAGAGATAAGTTTTGCATGGGGCTTGCAAGGGGAACTCAAAAAGCTCGAGGATATTTTGTTGACTGTGAAAGCTGTGCTATTGGATGCTGAGGAGAAGCAAGTGGATAATCATCAGCTGCGAGTGTGGCTGATTAAGCTTAAAGATGCTCTCTATGATGCTGAGGATGTACTTGATGATTTTGAATGTGAAACTCAAAGAAAGCGAGTGCTTAAATTGTATGGAACCACCATTAAAAAG gTGGGTCGCTTTTTTTCATCCTCTAATCCACTTGTATTCCGTTTTAAAATGGTtcataaaataaaacaaataaggGAGAAATTAGATGAAATTGCATCTCATAAGACTAACTTTCATCTCAATGAACGAGACGAAGGTAGGCGTGTTATGTATAGGCAAAGAGCGATGACCTACTCCTTTATAAATGTGTCTGATGTTATAGGAAGAGATGAGGATAAAGAAAATATCATTAAACTTTTGCAAGGCTCTAGTGATGGTGGAcaaatctctattattccgattgTCGGAATTGGAGGTATGGGGAAGACTGCACTCTCTAAATTAGTTTATAATGATGAACGAGTGCAAAATCATTTTCAACTTAAGATGTGGGTTTGTGTATCAGAAGATTTTGACATTCAAAAATTGACCAAGGAAATTATTAAATGTACAAACAGTGCAGAAAACTTAAGTGAAAAGGGAATGGAACAATTGCAAAGTATCTTGCGAGAACGAATTCGTGATAAGAAATACTTGCTCATTTTAGATGATGTGTGGAATGATGATCCTATGAAATGGGATCCATTGAAAGAGCTTTTGTGTGTGGGTGCCAATGGAAGCAAAATCGTGGTTACTACACGTAGTAAGAAAGTAGCCTCCATTATGGGCACCATTTCAGAACCATATGAGTTATCAGGTCTTCCGCATGATAAATGCGTGGCTTTGTTTACTAGATGTGCATTTAAAGAAGGTGAAGAGAAGCACTATCCAAACTTGTTAAAAATTGGGgatgaaattgtgaaaaaatgcAAAGGAGTTCCCTTCGCAGTGAAGACATTAGCATCACTTCTTTTAACAAATAAAGAGGAAAGTTATTGGATATTTGTAAGAGATACCGAGTTGTGGAAAATAGAGCAAAAGAAAAATGACAAAATTTTACCTGCTTTGAAATTAAGTTATGAATAA